The genome window TATGTTAATACCGTTTGCTACTATTTACAGATGTAAGAGTGGTCTTCAATGTTATGGCAAACCGACTGAACATGTCTCAATGGAGAGTGTGGTTCACTGTCCATACTGCTGGATGTATTCTTATCATCACACCTCCGTACATGTGATTGAGGAAGGAGATCCTACAAGACGTTTAGATTTCTGCAGGTTTCGCCAGCACTTGCTATCTTCGCATTCTTCAAGTCCAACTAAGGATACAATTCATGAAAACAAAGTAGAAAGTCCAGTCAGTAGTAAACATGTCAGTCCAAAGAAGGAAATGAGAATGGAAGATTGTAAAGAAAGTAAAGATGAGGGAATAAAGAGAACAATAAGTGGTAGACAGGTCAAACCCCCAGTTAGATTTCAAGATTGCTATGATTAAGGATAATTTGTGAAAGTagattttaagttttcaaactATAGTCGTACCACTGTCAGTCTATAAGTTAAAATGTTATGTCAAATGTCAATAtgtaaatttttgtaaaattgtcACACATTATGTTAGTCATAATGTCTTCATAAGTTAagttaatgtttttaaaaaaacaacatgaAAAAGGGAGATGTTATGAATATACATTATCTGTGTCAATCTTGATGCAAGAGGTCCGTGTCATTAGTCTTTTGCTAGAAAAAAGTCATCTCGTGATTtgtgattattataaattatatattttttatacactTGATTCAggctattttattgttatattatttatactaaatTATCATAAATTATACAACACAGTGATACAGAAACCCCCATGTTCTTAAGAAAAAAATCTATGAGCGGATGAGTCAAAGTTTGACAAAGATGGTATAACAAACTACCACAAGGCACAAAAAGAACAGGGAAACCCTCACAAAAAGAGACCAAGAGATTCACGAAGACATTTTTCTGTAAGTCTGTGTTCCGCACTGGAACaggatgttttaaaaaaaataaaaaaaaaattggaggatttttaagtaatttatctaatatttatttcaacaatAGTTCATTGGGTTTGTACTTCGAGCACCCCTTAGGGCGCTTTTAGTGTCACGCGGATTTGCTCACGCACGCGGGATTGGACCGCATGCGTAGCATCAGCAAAGAACAATTTCATATAGGTATCTATTGTAAAGCGTGATAAACGCACGCGGGACGCGgggcgctgtgcggggcgtcaccccgGTGCGGGGTATCCGCATGCGTAAGCGCTGCCTACAACTTCAGTGCCCATTTTAGAGTCGAGCGGGGCGCACGCGCCGTATTGTACTACCGAAATGAAAATCGATACAGAACGAGTAATCATTGAAGTTCATCTGCGGCCCGTTTTGTGGGATAAACGCAATGAATTATACAAAAACAGGGACGCGAGGGAGGCTGCATGGAGAGATATTTTGAAGGAATTGGCACCTAACTACGAAAATTTGAGCGAAGAGGAAAGAAAAGAGGCGGGTATGTGTttggttcattattttatttatacaagcatcattactttattaatataagcataattatttaattcacAAATAACATCAAAAACCTTCTAAAACCTTTTGagtttagttaattaattatatatcgGTGTTGCCAGGAGACTTTTCCTTCATTGATAAAGTAATCTGCAAATATATCTCTGATATTACTTGCCGACGTATTACTACTTTCAGTCTGCTGCCTGGGTAGTGGTCCCGTAAAACCATTTGTGACAAATGTATGGCTGACCTTGTAGCCATCCCGTTTCCTTATGAAATTGTGAAGTACACATGCCGTCTTGACTATTAATTGTGCTAGATCTAACTTGACATTCATGGATCTGtgaaatattctaaatttatttGACATAATTCCAAAAGTGCATTCTATGTACCTTCTAGCTCTGGACAGAcggtaattaaatattttctttttgtaagGTAAATTATCACGAGCATAAGGCCGCATCACATGTGATGATAAACCAAATGCCTCGTCTCCCACTATCACGAACGGCAACTTTGCTCTTACACTAGATGGATAAGCTACTTCGGGGCAAATAATAGGCAACTCTTGCGGGTCAGGGATACCCAACGTGTTACTTTCCAGTTTCGTATACAATTGACTCCTTCTAAAGATGGTTGAATCGGCGTTGCTTCCACTGGTACCGACATTAAtatatgtaaaattataatcaGCATCACACATTGCGAGGAGCACTACAGAATAATATttcttataattaaaatatagtgaTCCACTGTGCGGCGGCCGAATCACTCTTATATGTTTTCCATCAATTGCACCCAAGCAATTAGGAAAATTTGTATATGTGAGAAATCCCTCTGCGATTTCTTTCCATTTGATCCCATTAAGCTGTGGAATACATTCAGACTTTAGTTCAATCCATATTATGTAACAAACTTGTCTTACTATTTCGCTAATTGTTGCAATTCCAATCACATAGGAATAGTGTAGATCAGTGAATGTATTACCAGTTGCCAAATAtctgaaaacaaaaacaatatattaataatatgataacataatatattaataatgcTGACATCAGACATAAGACAGCATGCACCGCTCGAATTTTACTtcagaagaaaaataaataccCTTAAGGTGAAAGGGCACGGAAGTAGCTAGCGCTAGAAGTTTTTAATTCGTTTTAACTACAGTACTATAGCTACGTTAGATTTCTATGATTTGCCGAAAATTTTATCATAGGGGGGTATTTATGCAGTTATGATTTCATATGAAAAGTTCGAAGTATAGTTATGTATCTCATATCTGCTAAAAGTGGCCACTTTTAGCAGATTTGAGACACATAACTAtgctgtaaatattttataagaaaTCTTCTCTGTATAAATTAACCCCTATGGTAAAATTTCCGGCAAATGAAAGGaatctaataaatatatataatataatataatgaaatatcgtttatttcaggcaatattTACATTACAAGATGTCCTCCTTCATGAAGGTTGACAGATGCAAATAAAGcaaatttttgttaaaacaaattaaaaacttaCAGCGCTAGTGACTTCCGGAAGTTTTCACCTTAATTTTGATGATGGCAAATTTTACTGtaactaattatttttgtaaaaaatgaattatttcgtCGATgtctgcgccgcgccgccccggCCGCGCCGTCTGCGTCTAGTATAAGATTCACTTTGCGCTATCGTTCGCGGCGAAATTGACCGGCCTGCGCCGGCCCGCCGTTTGCGTTGCGCCTAAGGGTACTTTTCCTTCAACTGCGGCCTTATTTTTCCACTctgtataggtatatatatatattgcttGATTTATCTAATGCTTCATGAGACAGTGTAAAGTTGACAACATGTGTGAATTAAGGAGGGCCTTTAACACTCTCACTGCCGTGGGATCCGCTGGCGGGCCCCAAGTTTTCGAGTGCAAAGGGCCGgtcttattttaaagaaaaattaaccaGCAGGCCGTGGGGGTCGCCGGCCGTCCCCAAAAGATTTTGTCTGTCACGCCGCTTGTAATTTTCTAGAATTTCATTGTGACGCCAGCTAAAGTAATTGTTAGTTGACCGCCGGCCGCCCCCTTGGCTCGCTGTGTGCGTCGTTTTCCCGCGCTTTCACAACTTTCGGGATTagagttaatttttttgtgaagaATATTGTTTTAGAGTATGTAAAACATGTCGGACGACTCGGACTATGATCCTGATTACGTGCCTTCATCGGAATCTACTTGTAGTACCGATAGTGATGGATACTCCGATAGCGAAAGCACCGATGAAGATGTCACTGCGCAGAGTTTACATCAAACTCAAAGGGACCGCCCCGTACAACAATCGGTAGACAGTAGTGGTCAATGGAGTATACCAACTGGCTCTCGTCAAAAACAATTCCCTTTAGCTTTTACATCtggtataaaaaatattccCGACACGTGTAAGACCGAACTGGATTATTATAGTTTGTTTGTGGACGACGAAATAATTAACCTGATGGTGACCATGACTAACTGTTATGCGAATAAAACTATGATACTTAAAGTTTTGAGACGATCAAGTAGACTAGTAGATTGGAAGGATTGTGatcaaaatgaaattaaaaaattccttGGTCTGCTGATATGGATGGGTATAAAAAAACTGCCTAAGATATCTGATTACTGGAGTaagaatatattatacaaaaatccCGTAGCTGGTTCAGTAATGAGCCGAAATCGCTTTGAATTGCTGCTGCGGTGCTGGCACTTTGaggatacatatttttatttgtcatcTAATGCTGGCAGACTTATCCGAGTAAAACGTCTGGTTGACTTGATAACCAAAAAATTTCAGAACTATAACACACCTGGAGAATATCTAACAGTGGATGAGACAATGGTTGCCTTCCGTGGCAGGATTGTTTTCATGCAATATATCCCTGGGAAGAAGCACAAATATGGGATAAAACTGTTCAAAATATGTGATGAAAATGGTTATGTACATGATCTGATTGTATATGAAGGTAAGAAAACGACGCCTGGCCAAAATTTGTCAAAAGATGTGGTTATGAATCTGAGCGAGAAATACTTAGATGCGGGCCGAAGTATTGTAACCGATAATTTTTATACAAGCGTAGACTTAGCAAAGTCCCTTTTAAACCGGTCTACGCATTTGCTTGGCACAGTTCGAAAAAATCGAAGAGGGTTGCCGAAAGATATTATTTCCACAAAGTTGCATAAAGGTGAGATGATAGCAAAAGAAAATGATGACGGAATTTTGGTTTTAAAGTGGAAAGACAAGAGAGACGTCCTCGCGTTATCAACAAAACATTCAGTTGGATTCGTAACAGTCCGGAGCAAGCGAAATAGGCGAAAAACTGCTTTGAAACCATCAGTAATTGCCGAATACAACAAATACAAAAGTGCAATAGACTTTTCTGATCAGATGGGCAGTTACTGTAATCCTTTAAGAAGAAATGTACGTTGGTTTCAAAAACTGGGAATTGAATTACTGCTAACTACGTCTGTCGTAAATGCCTACTTGATATACAAGTCTCGTAAAAGACTTACAACTAAAACTTATACAATAACGAAATTTCGTGAGAACCTATGTATACAGTTGATGGATTTACAGCAGCGCCGTGCTACCGACCCTGTCGTAACTAAACATGAGTTCGGAAAGAACCCATTGACTGACCATCGCAATCGATTAATACGTCGTAAGTGTATACACTGCTACGAAAGTTTACGTCAAGAAGGCAAATCAAGCGTAGAGGCGaagaaacttacaaaaaaaacaagtaCTGTATGCCTCACTTGCCCAACGAAGCCCAGTGTTTGCGCGTCTTGTTTTGCCAATAAGCATagcaaatagtattttttttttttcaaaatgcatGTTGTTTCCTCTTTTTGTGCTACAACAATAAAGGTTTGtcaatttaatgttttatttttttattttttccccGCCACACAGAAATGTAATTATTGCTccgattgacttgattttttttttcaacatgtAGCTCACTATATGCGCAAGCCAATGTTAGCCATATTTTTTCGTTATTAGCAGGCCAGTAGTACAAATATCTATTTGAATTTAGGGGGTCACAGCGGATCCCACGGCGTGCTAAAAGCATTCTTTACTAGACGCCGGCGGACCCCACGGCCTGctgcaatattttttcattttgagtgaCGGCCTACCGCAGCGGATACGTTGGGACCCGCAGGCGGACTCCGTGGCTTACTGAACTGGAACAATGCTATATATTGCTGGCAGTGAGAGTGTTAATCGAATGCAGTTAAATTTCCAACTAATATCAGATTTGTACACACGGCCACAGATCAAGCTTCCCAAAACCAGTATAAACAGGACTCATGCGTTGTTTATTATCGTAGACGACTCGGCGCCCGGCGAGGCCCTAGCAAGTTCCGTTTATTGGTACTGGTTTTGGGTAACTTGATCTGAAACTGTGTGTACTTTTGCcacttacttattatattttgtcatttCAGACAAGAAAATACAACAACGCTGGCGAACAGCAAGGGACACTTACCAGAAAGACAAGATATCTGAAAAAAATCAGCCATCCGGCTCTGGgagtaagaagaagaagaagaaatattCTTACTATGACATTTTGACTTTCTTAGACAGTACAACGGAAACTGCTGGAGAAGAGTCACTCTGTGAAGAAATGTCTGAACAAAGTAATTTAGAAACACCTAATGAGTCCACGCAACCAGATACTTCACGTCAAGAAAGTTCTCACCCAacatcaaaacaaaaacaagtaAAATCTAAAAAGCAAGCACCATCTGAATTTGAGGCACAGTTATTAGAATGCTTAAAGTCTAATCAACAGGAGCTAGAAAGTGAGGATTTGGCTTTCTTTCAGTCTCTGCAGCCTTCATTAAAAAGATTCACTAGATATCAAAAACTAATGTTCAGAACAAAAGTGTTAAATATAGTTATGGAAATGGAAAGTCAAACACAACCTGCATACTACAGTCCCATACCTAC of Maniola hyperantus chromosome 26, iAphHyp1.2, whole genome shotgun sequence contains these proteins:
- the LOC117994419 gene encoding uncharacterized protein, producing MINVRRICVAYILYKRRNKKTRVHVDPFLENRLLAGAFVTRFGKLQNNERKFKNYFRMSIRSFDELLCKIENKLQKSSLRRITIQPIERLAITLRYLATGNTFTDLHYSYVIGIATISEIVRQVCYIIWIELKSECIPQLNGIKWKEIAEGFLTYTNFPNCLGAIDGKHIRVIRPPHSGSLYFNYKKYYSVVLLAMCDADYNFTYINVGTSGSNADSTIFRRSQLYTKLESNTLGIPDPQELPIICPEVAYPSSVRAKLPFVIVGDEAFGLSSHVMRPYARDNLPYKKKIFNYRLSRARRYIECTFGIMSNKFRIFHRSMNVKLDLAQLIVKTACVLHNFIRKRDGYKVSHTFVTNGFTGPLPRQQTESSNTSASNIRDIFADYFINEGKVSWQHRYIIN
- the LOC138404228 gene encoding myb-like protein X, with amino-acid sequence MKIDTERVIIEVHLRPVLWDKRNELYKNRDAREAAWRDILKELAPNYENLSEEERKEADKKIQQRWRTARDTYQKDKISEKNQPSGSGSKKKKKKYSYYDILTFLDSTTETAGEESLCEEMSEQSNLETPNESTQPDTSRQESSHPTSKQKQVKSKKQAPSEFEAQLLECLKSNQQELESEDLAFFQSLQPSLKRFTRYQKLMFRTKVLNIVMEMESQTQPAYYSPIPTTSSSAFTEIDSLSPINQDYQTNSIIQDTSSLNDNAISSAAVNDNETLISTESGLFNITSYDVIYTPATTSSTGESNVNAQDTNLQRNE